One segment of Penaeus chinensis breed Huanghai No. 1 chromosome 14, ASM1920278v2, whole genome shotgun sequence DNA contains the following:
- the LOC125032469 gene encoding 40S ribosomal protein S6-like, whose amino-acid sequence MKLNVSYPATGCQKLFEFDDDKKLRVFFEKRMGHEVEADTLGEEWKGYVLRISGGNDKQGFPMKQGVLTNERVRLLLSKGHSCYRPRREGERKRKSVRGCIVDNSLSVLCVVIVKKGEGEIPGLTDHSVPRRLGPKRASKIRKLFNLSKEDDVRQYVIKRPLTGKEGKKPKYKAPKIQRLITPTVLQRKRFKRAQKRARFAKNKDEKTEFAKLLAMRQKEAREKRAEEIRRRRSSMRDSKASEKSGTEKPAGEKPAAKKTATKRPATDKQTGEKPAAKKQATDKTAAKKPAPAKTAAKKTAASKTSAKAPAAKAGAKKPAAGKAAAGAKAAAGKPAKGKGAKK is encoded by the exons ttaaatGTGTCCTACCCCGCAACGGGGTGCCAAAAGCTCTTTGAGTTTGATGATGACAAGAAATTGCGCGTTTTCTTTGAGAAGCGCATGGGCCATGAAGTAGAAGCAGATACCCTTGGTGAAGAATGGAAGGGATACGTCCTCCGCATCTCTGGAGGCAATGACAAGCAAGGTTTCCCCATGAAGCAGGGTGTCCTCACAAATG AGCGTGTACGTCTGCTGCTTTCCAAGGGCCACTCTTGCTACCGCCCACgcagggaaggagagcgaaagaggaagtcAGTCCGCGGTTGCATCGTAGACAACAGCTTGTCCGTTTTGTGTGTAGTCATTGTAAAGAAGGGTGAAGGG GAGATCCCAGGCCTTACCGACCACAGCGTCCCACGTCGCCTGGGGCCAAAGCGAGCATCAAAGATCCGCAAGTTGTTCAACCTGAGCAAGGAGGATGATGTCCGTCAGTACGTGATCAAGCGCCCCCTTACTGGCAAGGAGGGCAAGAAGCCTAAGTACAAGGCTCCCAAGATCCAGAGGCTCATCACACCCACTGTGCTCCAG CGCAAGAGGTTCAAGAGGGCCCAGAAGCGGGCACGCTTCGCCAAGAACAAGGATGAGAAGACCGAATTTGCCAAGCTCCTTGCCATGAGACAGAAGGAAGCTAGGGAGAAGAGGGCAGAAGAAATCCGCCGCCGTCGCTCCTCCATGCGCGACTCGAAGGCCTCAGAAAAGTCCGGAACCGAGAAGCCGGCTGGCGAGAAGCCCGCAGCCAAGAAGACGGCAACCAAGAGGCCCGCCACTGACAAGCAGACTGGTGAAAAGCCCGCAGCCAAGAAGCAGGCGACTGACAAGACCGCCGCCAAGAAGCCCGCGCCCGCCAAGACCGCCGCCAAGAAGACCGCTGCCTCCAAGACCTCTGCCAAGGCCCCCGCTGCCAAGGCTGGCGCCAAGAAGCCCGCAGCTGGAAAAGCCGCAGCCGGTGCCAAGGCTGCCGCTGGGAAGCCTGCTAAGGGAAAGGGAGCAAAGAAATAA